Genomic window (Methanocaldococcus sp.):
AATATTGGTAGAAAAAGCAAAAGAGGGAAAAATAGTTGTTAGATTAAAAGGGGGAGATCCATTTATTTTTGGAAGAGGAGGAGAAGAAATTTTAGAACTAAAAAAGCATAATATTCCTTATGAAGTAATTCCGGGAATAACTTCTGCAATTGCAGTTCCAGAACTTGCAAATATTCCATTAACGCATAGAAAAGTAGCAACTTCATTTACCGTAGTTACTGGACACGAGGCTGAGGATAAAAAAGAGAAACAAGTAGATTTAAGTAAATTGAATGCTGACACTATAGTTATTTTGATGGGGATAACCAACTTAGAAAAGTTAGTTAATGAGTTGTTGCAAAATCCTAAGAGAAATAAAGACACCCCAGTAGCAATTATTACCAATGGAACTACAAAAAATCAAAGAGTTATAAAAGGAACACTTGGGGATATAGTAGAAAAGGCAAAAAAAGAAAAAATATCTCCACCTGGTGTTATTGTAGTTGGAGATGTAGTAAATGTTTTGGAAAAATAAAATTTTTAAATTTTTATAGTTCGGGATACGATGATAAAGAATGTTGCTGTAATTTATCCAAACAAATTTAAAGCAGGAATTTCTTGTTTGGCAGTTCATATTTTAGCCAAGCACTTATCTAAATTTAAAGATATAAATGTAAATATATATTTTTTAGAAAACTATCACAAAATAAAAAATTTTGACGCTATTTTTATAACTTTGCAGTATGAAAATGATTATTTTAATGCAATAAAAATAGTTAAAGATTTAAGAAAAACTAATCCTAATGCAGTTTTTGCCGCAGGTGGACCTTGTGTAATGGAAAACTTTTTCCCATTGATTAATTACTTTGACGCCTTTATAGTTGGAGAGATTGAAAATAGCGATGTTATGCTAAATGTAATAAATAGAGAGTTTGACACAGAGGGAGTTTATTCAAGACATATAGATAAAGATGTTGTTAAAAGGATATACCCAAAAAAATTAACCATAGATGATTACCCAATATATCAACCTACATCTAAAAAAGGAGCTTATGGAGAAGCATTTTTATTGGAGATTGGAAGAGGATGCCCAAGGAGATGTAGATTTTGTTTAGCAAGATCAATATATTATCCTCCAAGATATAGAAAACTAAGTGATTTAGAATATTTGGCAGAAGAAGGAATAAAAATTAATAAAGTTAATAAAGTAGCATTAATAGCTCCATCAGTTGGGGATTATAAGTATATAGTTGAACTCTGTAACTTTTTGGACGATTTGGGAGTTCAAATATCTCCATCTTCTTTAAGGGCAGATACTTTAAATGAGGAACTAATGAAAATTTTAAAACCAAAAACACTGACAATAGCTCCTGAGGCAGGAAGTGAAAGATTAAGAGAATTTATAAAAAAAGATATTAATGAAGGAGATATATTTAATGCAGTTGATTTAGCTAAAAAATTTGAAGTTAATAAGATAAAACTTTACTTTATGGTTGGAATACCTACGGAAACTAATGAAGATGTTGAAGAGATTATAAATTTAACAAAAAAGATAAAAAAAGAGATTAAAAAAGTAGAAGTTTCAATTAATCCT
Coding sequences:
- a CDS encoding radical SAM protein → MIKNVAVIYPNKFKAGISCLAVHILAKHLSKFKDINVNIYFLENYHKIKNFDAIFITLQYENDYFNAIKIVKDLRKTNPNAVFAAGGPCVMENFFPLINYFDAFIVGEIENSDVMLNVINREFDTEGVYSRHIDKDVVKRIYPKKLTIDDYPIYQPTSKKGAYGEAFLLEIGRGCPRRCRFCLARSIYYPPRYRKLSDLEYLAEEGIKINKVNKVALIAPSVGDYKYIVELCNFLDDLGVQISPSSLRADTLNEELMKILKPKTLTIAPEAGSERLREFIKKDINEGDIFNAVDLAKKFEVNKIKLYFMVGIPTETNEDVEEIINLTKKIKKEIKKVEVSINPMIPKPHTDFENEEFDLTSKKKIKHIEKNLRKERVKVEYENFNSMICQCVLARGDETLSNYLDVSKNPTNLISALKKDNLLDKYLKKIDKMPWKKIII
- the cobA gene encoding uroporphyrinogen-III C-methyltransferase; this translates as MTGKVILVGAGPGDPELITVKGLKAIKEADVIVYDSLISKDLLNYAKEGAELIYVGKRKGQHSFKQEEINKILVEKAKEGKIVVRLKGGDPFIFGRGGEEILELKKHNIPYEVIPGITSAIAVPELANIPLTHRKVATSFTVVTGHEAEDKKEKQVDLSKLNADTIVILMGITNLEKLVNELLQNPKRNKDTPVAIITNGTTKNQRVIKGTLGDIVEKAKKEKISPPGVIVVGDVVNVLEK